The sequence GCCATGGTCGAACGAGTAACCATTCGGCCGCCGAATTCACGCATCACACGCCCGGGGACCGCACGGGACGGCCGCGGCGCTCGCCGCGGCCGTCCCGCGGGCAGATCACCTGACCCGGCCGTACCAGACGCTCTTCGTCCAGATCTTCTGGAGCTTCACCACGTCCCCGGTCTTCGGGGAGTGCCAGATCCGTCCCTTCCCGGCGTAGATGCCCACGTGGTAGACGTTCCGGCCCGAGTGGAAGAAGACCAGGTCCCCCTGCTTGCGCTTAGAGGAGGAGACGTGGTTCGTCTTGTTGTACTGGGCCGCGGCCGTGCGGGGCAGGTTCTTGCCCGCCTTCTTGAACGAGTAGAGCGTGAGGCCGGAGCAGTCGAAGCGCTTGGGCCCCGCGGCCCCGTACTTGTACGGGGCACCCTTCTTGGAGGCCGCCACTTTGAGTGCCTTCGTCGCGGGAGTGGCCGCTTCCGCGTCGGACGCGAAGCCAGGGGCCACTATGCCGCCGCCTACGGCGGCGATGGTGAGGACCGATGCGGTACCGGCCCTGCTGAACAGCGACGGG is a genomic window of Streptomyces sp. NBC_00414 containing:
- a CDS encoding C40 family peptidase, with the translated sequence MTALNRVPSLFSRAGTASVLTIAAVGGGIVAPGFASDAEAATPATKALKVAASKKGAPYKYGAAGPKRFDCSGLTLYSFKKAGKNLPRTAAAQYNKTNHVSSSKRKQGDLVFFHSGRNVYHVGIYAGKGRIWHSPKTGDVVKLQKIWTKSVWYGRVR